One genomic window of Peromyscus maniculatus bairdii isolate BWxNUB_F1_BW_parent chromosome 2, HU_Pman_BW_mat_3.1, whole genome shotgun sequence includes the following:
- the Icmt gene encoding protein-S-isoprenylcysteine O-methyltransferase isoform X2, whose amino-acid sequence MEIFNFVCDIQRHNSTTQPHFLQAPEGMNGMCACLVSLRYVCSLSLFHYSEYLVTAVNNPKSLSLDSFLLNHSLEYTVAALSSWIEFTLENIFWPELKQISWLSTTGLLMVVFGECLRKAAMFTAGSNFNHVVQSEKSDTHTLVTSGVYAWFRHPSYVGWFYWSIGTQVMLCNPICGVVYALTVWRFFRDRTEEEEISLIHFFGEEYLEYKKRVPTGLPFIKGVKVEL is encoded by the exons ATggagatttttaattttgtctgtgACATTCAGAGACATAACAGCACCACTCAACCCCACTTTCTGCAAGCTCCAGAGGGGATGAACGGCATGTGTGCGTGCCTGGTGTCACTCAG gtaCGTGTGCTCGCTGTCATTATTCCACTATTCTGAGTACTTAGTGACAGCTGTCAATAATCCCAAAAGTCTGTCCCTGGACTCCTTCCTCCTGAATCACAGCCTGGAGTACACAGTGGCTGCTCTTTCTTCTTGGATAGAGTTCACACTTGAAAACATCTTCTGGCCAG AACTGAAGCAGATCAGTTGGCTCAGTACCACTGGGCTGCTGATGGTGGTCTTCGGAGAGTGCCTGAGGAAAGCCGCCATGTTCACGGCTGGCTCCAATTTCAATCATGTGGTGCAGAGTGAGAAGTCCGACACCCACACTCTGGTGACAAGCGGGGTGTATGCCTGGTTCCGGCACCCCTCCTATGTGGGCTGGTTTTACTGGAGTATCGGAACCCAG GTGATGCTGTGTAACCCCATCTGCGGGGTTGTCTACGCCCTGACAGTGTGGCGCTTCTTTCGTGATcgcacagaagaggaggagatctCGCTGATTCACTTTTTTGGGGAGGAATACTTGGAGTATAAGAAGAGAGTGCCCACGGGCCTGCCTTTCATAAAGGGAGTCAAGGTGGAGCTATGA
- the Icmt gene encoding protein-S-isoprenylcysteine O-methyltransferase isoform X1 — MAGCAARVPPGSEARLSLATFLLGASVLALPLLTRAGLQGRTGLALYVAGLNALLLLLYRPPRYQIAIRACFLGFVFGCGVLLSFSQSSWNHFGWYVCSLSLFHYSEYLVTAVNNPKSLSLDSFLLNHSLEYTVAALSSWIEFTLENIFWPELKQISWLSTTGLLMVVFGECLRKAAMFTAGSNFNHVVQSEKSDTHTLVTSGVYAWFRHPSYVGWFYWSIGTQVMLCNPICGVVYALTVWRFFRDRTEEEEISLIHFFGEEYLEYKKRVPTGLPFIKGVKVEL; from the exons ATGGCGGGCTGCGCGGCGCGGGTTCCGCCGGGCTCCGAGGCGCGCCTCAGCCTCGCTACCTTCCTGCTGGGCGCCTCGGTGCTCGCTCTGCCGCTGCTCACGCGCGCCGGCCTGCAGGGCCGCACCGGACTGGCGCTCTACGTGGCCGGGCTCAACgcgctcctgctgctgctctacCGGCCGCCGCGCTACCAG ATAGCCATCCGGGCTTGTTTCCTTGGCTTTGTGTTTGGCTGCGGTGTGCTGCTAAGTTTCAGCCAGTCCTCTTGGAACCACTTTGGCTG gtaCGTGTGCTCGCTGTCATTATTCCACTATTCTGAGTACTTAGTGACAGCTGTCAATAATCCCAAAAGTCTGTCCCTGGACTCCTTCCTCCTGAATCACAGCCTGGAGTACACAGTGGCTGCTCTTTCTTCTTGGATAGAGTTCACACTTGAAAACATCTTCTGGCCAG AACTGAAGCAGATCAGTTGGCTCAGTACCACTGGGCTGCTGATGGTGGTCTTCGGAGAGTGCCTGAGGAAAGCCGCCATGTTCACGGCTGGCTCCAATTTCAATCATGTGGTGCAGAGTGAGAAGTCCGACACCCACACTCTGGTGACAAGCGGGGTGTATGCCTGGTTCCGGCACCCCTCCTATGTGGGCTGGTTTTACTGGAGTATCGGAACCCAG GTGATGCTGTGTAACCCCATCTGCGGGGTTGTCTACGCCCTGACAGTGTGGCGCTTCTTTCGTGATcgcacagaagaggaggagatctCGCTGATTCACTTTTTTGGGGAGGAATACTTGGAGTATAAGAAGAGAGTGCCCACGGGCCTGCCTTTCATAAAGGGAGTCAAGGTGGAGCTATGA
- the Rnf207 gene encoding RING finger protein 207 has translation MSGAIFAPLEGLGTLDAASGHPLVCPLCHAQYERPCLLDCFHDFCAGCLRGRATDGRLSCPLCQHKTLVKGPSGLPPVDRLLQFLVDSSGDGVEAVHCANCDLECSKQDAETTYFCNTCGQPLCARCREETHRARMFARHDIVALGQRSRDVIQKCTLHSEPYIMFSTDKKSLLCIRCFRDMQGESRAHCVDLESAYVQGCERLEQAVLAVKALQTATKEAIALLQAMVEEVRHSAAEEEAAIQALFGSMQDRLAERKALLLQTVQSQYEEKDKAFKEQLAHLASLLPTLQVHLVICSSFLSLASKAEFLDLGYELMERLQGIVTRPHRLRPAQSSKIASDHRAEFARCLEPLLLLGPRRAVSTAGVANTLAGSSSPKVLKTPSCPSPVGRMSGSPVPKPSPHRSMSTKVLLAEGEDTPFTEHCRHYEDSYRGLQLEVQNLKDQVQELHRDLTKHHSLIKAEIMGDILHRSLRLDTQIASEHASMEGMRAIFQEIWEDSYQRVATQQEIYEAQLHDLLQLKQENAYLTTITKQITPYIRSIARVKERLEPRFQVPVDEHTEHSMPDDGRDHETSARIDTGSITEKRERASEPHGSSWTLSSLPEGPPLKNQDHPRPK, from the exons ATGTCTGGAGCAATTTTTGCGCCCCTGGAAGGCCTGGGTACCCTGGACGCTGCGAGTGGCCATCCCCTCGTGTGTCCGCTGTGCCACGCACAGTACGAGCGCCCATGCCTGCTGGACTGCTTCCACGACTTCTGCGCTGGCTGCCTGCGCGGCCGGGCCACTGACGGCCGCCTGTCTTGTCCGCTGTGCCA gcACAAGACCCTGGTGAAGGGTCCTAGCGGGCTCCCACCGGTGGACCGGCTGCTGCAGTTCCTGGTGGATAGCTCTGGGGATGGTGTGGAGGCTGTGCACTGTGCCAACTGCGACCTGGAATGCAGCAAGCAG GACGCAGAGACCACGTACTTCTGCAACACCTGCGGGCAGCCCCTGTGCGCACGCTGCCGCGAAGAAACGCACCGTGCGCGCATGTTCGCAAGGCATGACATCGTAGCCCTGGGCCAGCGCAGCCGCGACGTGATCCAGAAGTGTA cGCTCCATTCGGAGCCCTACATCATGTTTTCCACCGACAAGAAGTCGCTGCTGTGCATCCGCTGCTTTCGGGACATGCAGGG GGAGAGCCGGGCCCACTGTGTGGACCTGGAGTCGGCGTATGTTCAAGGTTGCGAACGGCTGGAGCAGGCGGTGCTG GCAGTGAAAGCCCTGCAGACAGCCACCAAAGAGGCCATTGCGCTGCTACAGGCCATGGTGGAGGAGGTGAGGCACAGTGCCGCTGAAGAGGAGGCAGCCATTCAAGCCCTCTTTGGCAGCATGCAG GACAGGCTGGCTGAGAGGAAAGCCCTGCTGCTGCAGACTGTGCAGAG ccaatatgaagaaaaggacaaagcCTTCAAGGAACAGCTTGCCCACCTGGCCTCCTTGCTGCCCACCCTGCAG GTTCACCTGGTCAtctgctcctccttcctcagcttggCCAGCAAGGCTGagtttctggatctgggttat gagctgatggagaggctgCAGGGCATCGTCACGCGGCCGCATCGCCTAAGACCTGCTCAGAGCAGCAAG ATCGCCAGCGACCACCGCGCAGAATTCGCGCGCTGCCTGgagccgctgctgctgctgggacccCGCAGAGCTGTGTCCACCGCTGGCGTCGCCAACAC ACTGGCAGGGAGCTCAAGCCCCAAGGTGCTGAAGACACCCAGCTGTCCCTCCCCAGTGGGAAGGATGTCAGGGTCACCCGTCCCAAAACCCTCGCCACATCGTTCCATGAGCACGAAGGTTCTCCTGGCCGAGGGCGAGGACACACCCTTCACAGAGCACTGCCGCCATTACGAGGATTCCTATCGG GGTCTGCAGCTCGAGGTGCAGAACCTCAAGGACCAGGTCCAGGAGTTACACCGAGACCTCACCAAGCACCACTCGCTCATCAAGGCGGAGATCATGGGGGACATCCTGCACAGGTCCCTGCGGTTGGACACACAGATTGCTTCTGAACATGCCTCCATGGAAGGCATGAGAGCAATCTTCCAGGAG ATTTGGGAGGACTCCTACCAACGAGTAGCTACCCAGCAGGAGATTTATGAAG CCCAGCTCCATGACCTTCtccagctgaagcaggagaatgcCTACCTGACCACCATCACCAAGCAGATCACGCCCTACATCCGCTCCATTGCCAGGGTGAAGGAGCGACTGGAGCCCAG GTTCCAGGTACCCGTGGATGAGCACACAGAGCACAGCATGCCTGATGACGGCAGGGACCACGAGACCTCAGCCAG GATCGACACAGGGAGCATcactgagaagagagagagggcatCTGAGCCCCATGGAAGCAGCTGGACCCTGAGCAGCCTCCCAGAAGGACCTCCATTAAAGAACCAAGACCACCCCAGGCCCAAGTAG